The nucleotide window TGGTGGCCGACGATCTACCCGACGTCACCTAGGTtcgcgccttcttttctcatgtggtgtcatctttttctgagttttcttgtagtgaatgacccctgttctgcttaccCAGGAGCTTGAGAtccagtcccttgggaagtcggtctttctccagtGGGAGAGGAacatctaggaccagcttcagtggcagaagggcctacttgccggtgccaacgagctcctatcAGCGTAGAGCGCGGAGATGGAGGACCTCTACCTTCGCTGTGTTGAtgtgaaggtcgaggcggccatgacccaggagcaggtcacccctttggtggcgcgggtcaaggagttggaggaggagctgacccacaTCGctggtgatcgggatgcctttaggtcCTAGGCTAAAGAAGCAACAACCTTGTgcaaggtccttgctgggcagctaggggtggaGCAGAGTGTGCACcaactgacgaaaggtgccttggatgaggcccttaaggtggctgaggcctcctagaccgaggctatggtctggaggggaaaggccgagggtgagtcctattgccctcgttttattcgcttttcttgtgttcgccctctaactccctggtgtgatgcagagctggggagagaggcttccagggtggccgaggcttctcgggttgaGGCCTAGCGCctaaaggagaaggccgaggcttctTAGGTCAAGGcccagcgctggaaggagaaagccgaggcctctaggGTCGAGGCCTAACGgtggaaggagaaggccgagggtgagtcccgtaggcttccgcccttatttggcttgttttcctttgtgcTCAACCCCATTCCGTTTCTTTTGGCACAGAGCGGGAGAAGGAAGTCACttgggcagctgaggcctctatCACCGTGCAGgcagtgctcgagaccgagatcagggagcacgaCGCACTGAAAAGTGCCACCTGTACCACCtgtgaggccctggaggtcgagggggttcagttgggtagctccctcgggagccgccTAATTGCGTTGAGCGACCAAGTgagcgagcggctccgaggagcgctgcacacgggcgtcaagcatgcgctggccgtcatcgcctcgcactacatcggcgttgacctccaagccatcagcgatggctacgtcctgcccgacgatgacgaggaggccgatgaggtggtcacgaagctgatggaggcagtgGAGGGCCCCGGCACAGTGCTAGcaaagctgttcgaagaggaggtggtccctcccccatcATCTACCGATGTTGGAGGCCctaagccttgacctaggcccaagaggccatgtaaatagaatagggattaactttgtatcgtaacgcttgtggccgtcgaggccttttttaaagtactcgtgtttcttaatcatttttcttgtatttctgagcctctgccctctgttgtctctgatcatATTTCTTTTGTAAAGAACCTCCTTGGAACCTAAGCcgccccttgggcgaaaggtggtgagggagtgctatagcccgggggcgtaggccgtctcgcgactctactggCCTTCTGGCCCTGGAACAGAttttcggtccttgggttttttacaatcgattcgtcagagcgtgctagagagtttggcataggaattttttcaaaaaacaactaaaaaatggtgcgtgggactaaggggggagtcccccatctagcccttgagggaggctcagttctacagaggcagagctgagtctcccttactgtgttatcgtattgccgagacccgtGATGGGTtcgggggggtttctcaaaaaattagaacaactaaagaacgcttcttaagtgtatttcgagaaacaatgtatacaatgcttagaaatttaagggtaaaagcgacatagctgttccatgttccaagcgttggtgaggatttcgcccttctcgttggctagcttataCGTCTcgagcttcagcacttgggcgacgatgtatggtccttcccacagTGGGGTAAGCTTGTgacggcccttgttgctctacctcagcctcaacaccaggtcgcctacctttaggtctcggcttcgaatgcaccgggcctgatagcgctatagggcttgctggtacttggccgaatgcagcagcgcaacgtctcgggcttcctctagttggccaagggcgtcctcgcgggtggtgcggttactttgctcgttgtaggcctgtagcctcggggaaccatattctaagtcagtggggaggatggccttgccTCCATAGACtaagaagaaaggtgtgaacctcgtggctcggcttggagtgttcctcaggatccagatgaccgacgggagtttggcaagccatttcttgccaaacttcttcaaccggttgtaaattcatggcttgaggccttgtaggatcatgccgttggcacattctacttggccgtttgtccttaggtgtcctacggccgactaggacacatggatgtggtggtcgtcgtagaatgttaggaatttttggctggtgaactgcgtcccgttgtcggtgatgatggtgttcggaaccccgaacATGTGGATGATGTCGGTGAAGAATAGCatcgcttgctcggatttgatttgattgatcgaacatgcctcgatccatttggagaacttgtcgattgctaccagtagatgggtgtagcccctgggggccttttatagaggcccgaccatgtcgagcccccacacagcaaatggccatgtaatggggatggtttggagggcttgggccgggaggtgcgtctgccatacatagtactggcatccctcgtaggagcataCTAACTTGGTCGCGTCGGCAaccaccgtcggccagtagaacccttggcggaatgcgtttccgatgagcgtccgaggcgccgcatggtgcccgcaggccctcGCATGCatgtcccaaagtagggcttggcccacctcgatggagatgcatcgttggaggacaccggatggactttgcctgtacaattcgccgttgcagaggatgtaagttttggcttgtcgcgcaagccATCGGATTTTGGTCCTATCTGTAGGAAGCTCTCCCtgagcgagccaatcaaggaacaagACTCGCTAGTCCGTGCCCTGGTCGGTCTGAGGAGGctccgtgttgacttccatgacctcgggctcagcCAAAGGAGTCTCGGCGgtagagggggcatcgagcccTACGGTGGGTTtggccggtgggccctcttccgctgccgaggcgtagtcgatggaaggcttgtggaggtctctagcaaagACATTCGAGGGGACTGgagcccgtgccgacgccatctttgccagttcatccatggcctcattgtatttctgcgtgatgtggttgagttcgagaccgtcgaacttgtcttttaggtgacgtaccaacttgtagtacgcctccattttggggtcaaggcagtttgactccttcatgacttgatcgatgatgagctgcgagtcgccccggaTGTTGAGACGtcatactccaagttcgatggcgatctacaagccgttgacgagggcttcgtactcggctgcgttgttggaggtggcgaagtggagccaaaccatgtagcgcatgtgtactctgaggggcgagatgaagcgCAGACCCGCgtctgccccggtcttcattagggacccatcgaagtacatgttCCAGCATTCCGTCAGAATTTGAGCacgtggcagttgggtgtcggtccactcagccacaaaattggccaagacctgagacttaatcactttccaaggcgcaaaagtcaaggcttcccccatgagtttgacggcccacttggctatcctacccgaggtctcctagttatggattatctctcccaaggggaaagatgacaccatggttactgggtgggactcaaagtagtgacacagcttgcACCGAGCCAAGACTACTATGTAgatcagcttctagatgtgggggtagcgtgttttggtcttggagagcacttcgctgatgaagtagacaggtcgttggatgggtaaagTGTGCCCCTCTTCTTGCCTCTCTGCTACCACGGCcgcgctaaccacttgggtcgttgcggcaacgtagagtaagagggcctcatccctggccagcggtaccaggacaggaggattggtgagcattgctttgagcttggcgagggcttcttcggcctcgggggtccaagaaaagcgttcggatttccacaagaggcggtacagaggcaagcctttttcgccaaggcgtgagatgaagtggctcagggccgcaaggcatcccatgaccctctgcactcccttgaggtctcagatcggtcccatgctggtcacggccgagaccttctccgagttggcctcgatgccgcgttccgagactatcaatcctaagagcatgcctcgggggaccccgaacacatgcttctcggggttgagcttgatgcccttctctctaaggcatttgaaggctatcttcaggtcgtcgacgagatcctcggcccttctggacttgaccacgatgttgtccacataggcctcgatggttcgcccgatgtgctcgctaaagacctaggtcatgcaccgctggtatatggcccctgcgtttctgaggccgaaaggcatagtcacatagcagtacatgccgaatagAATGATAAAAGAAGTCatgagctagtcggactctttcatcttgatttgatgataactggaatacgcatcaaggaaagacagggtctcgcatcccgcagtggagtcaatgatttgatcgatttgaggtaatgggaaggggacttttggacaggctttattcaaaccgatctagtctacgcacatcctccacttcccatttttcttcttgactaacacaaggttagccaaccactctggatgggatacttccttaaTGAAGTCGGCCGCCAAGaatttctgcacctcctcgccgatggtcctacatttttcctcatcaaattggcgtaggcgctgcttcaccggtctggagccagctcggatgtccaaggcatgcttggcgacctccctcggtatgcccggcatgtccgagggactccatgcaaacaTATCGGCATTCGCATAGAGAAAGTCAacaagcacggcttcctatttgatgtcgagggtggcgctgatcctcagcgcccggtcgtcggggcaggcgagATCGACTGGGATGACcttgatggcctccgtgggctTGAATGTCCCggcgcgatgcttggagtcaggcaccttgcCACCGAGccggtcgaggttggcgatgagggtctcagcctccacgagagcctcggcgtactcgatgcactcgacgtcacagTCATATGCATGCTTGTACATGGATTTAATCGTGATGACGTCGTTGGgacccagcatcttgagcttgaggtaggtgtagttggggactaccataaacatggcgtagcacggctgccctaggatggcgtggtaggttcccctgaatccaaccaccttgaaggtaaggacctccttgcggtagttggagggggtgccggaGCAAACGGGAAGAtcgatgcgcctgaggggtcgcgtgcgtttccctagcacgatgccg belongs to Miscanthus floridulus cultivar M001 chromosome 4, ASM1932011v1, whole genome shotgun sequence and includes:
- the LOC136549220 gene encoding uncharacterized protein, which codes for MFMVVPNYTYLKLKMLGPNDVITIKSMYKHAYDCDVECIEYAEALVEAETLIANLDRLGGKVPDSKHRAGTFKPTEAIKVIPVDLACPDDRALRISATLDIK